In Myripristis murdjan chromosome 5, fMyrMur1.1, whole genome shotgun sequence, the genomic stretch TTTCATAATGCATTTTCAGTGGAGTGACTTTGATGCAGtataaagatttatatatgGTGAATGATGTCATATTTAaattacacaataaaacaaaatgagaaaatgaactACACCTTTTTCCATGATATGTGGATGTTATATTGAAGATATATAGATGTTTTTGTTATGAAATATTAACGGTGGACATTTTACCCTCTTGATTTCTATATATGATGATTGCTGTATATTATTGCTGTATTATTAATAGATGCTCAAAACtgtatcatttttttcctctaatgtTTCACGTTCAGTTTTTAATGAAGTAATACTCCACATTTGGAATgacaacaaagaaagagagctCATCCTCAGACCGTCTATTGTTCTCGAGCTAATTTGCTATTCTTTTCATTGAGCTTCTATCAGGGTCTAAGCAATATCTAATTGATTTATAAGCCATTCTACTGATTGAACACAGCATTCATACAGATCAGTGGTGGCTGGTAATCAAAGAAAGCACTGAGATTGATCTGCTGCGGTACGTTGTTACTGGGTTGATGTATATTGTTGCCACAGTCTGACACAGGCAATCAATAATATGCTTTACTGTATAATGTAGCCTCATGTCACAATTTACATGGTATGACAGAAATTTTTAATCTGCATTTTGCCCTGTAGATACTGAGAAAGACTATATTCTCAGTGTGCGTTGCCTGTATAGAAATAGATTTAGTCATATGTGAGAATATGTGTGGTTATGCGTCCATGTGAGAGTGTCAGTGtgcctctgcctgtgtgtgagagtgtgccaGTGGTTGTGTATGTTGCTGTGCCCTCACCTGTTTCTATCCTAGGTGAGATGCGCGTCCAGCTGCTAAACCAGACTCTGCTTGACCTCGGTCTCTATGACGACGGGCCCTACGAGGTGGCAGATCAGAAACAGCTTAATGCCCAGCTGATCCCTGTGCCCTACCACAGTTACCTGGGTAGGATCCGCCCTCCCTGCTCACTGCTGCCTGCgcacaggagagaaagagagggcaaaGGAGGGGCGACGCCACAGCTCAGACTGCACCCAGAGTCCCTCTAACACGGCTGCCAGTATCACCCCAAGACTAGCTCTATCACTCTAAAGCTGGCTCTGACCATTTGCAGGGAAGCTTTCTGTCCCTGTCATCCTTTGGGGGCTTGCTTTTGGCTGATGCCGTCTGTATATGACTCACCATGCCCTGAATATGCCTCCAccttaattttttaaatactttccCACATTAATATGGGTGGACATTGTCAAACAAACTCTAGAATTCCATCTGGCCTGACATGAATACTTTGGTTGTGGATACAATGCCTTACAGCGTCagttttccaacatttttccCCTGCTGcctttttgagtgaaatatttataatatcAATCCACCCACTGACATTGCTGTCCTCATTCCTCCACCAGCCTCCTatggcaaaaaagaaaacatttgtgttGCGAGGGCACCAAAAAATACTTCTGGGTACAATCTGAGTCTGAGAAGTCGTCTTTCCAGCAGGTGGCCAGcggttttgaaattaaaactgCCGCGCCGCCACGATGCCAAAACACCAATCAGTCACAGCCCTTCTCACCTgcacctccctctcccccctttCCTTCTTTTCACTCTTTTCCCCCTCACCATTCCACCACCCCTTCACTCCCcccacacttctctctctctctctctttcgatctttttcttttcctgtctggGCCGTAGGGCTCTTGTTCATGGCTAGCCCTGTTGAAGATGCGCTGCTGTACAAAACTCTGGAGCCCTCCAGCCGGCCCACACCGTTTGAGGATGTAGCTCATAATAGCTACTTAGGTTTGTAGGCGTGAGGTGGTGTTGTTTGGGCTTGTAGTGGGAATAGCCTCACCGTCTACTCCGTCTTTGTCTTGATCCTTTGTTCTAGTTCCTATAGACCTCTAGTGTGTGTACAATCTGTAATGTTTTATTATCACCTTCCCTGTTATAAAGAGACAGCCACCCCAAATTTTCAGAGTTTCAAGCACACttattttaacacttttttctttgctttttctttatttgtttcatatttttggagTAATTCTGCCAACTAGTTGGGGATTTGGCATTGGAACAGCCATGGTTGTCTCTTTTAGTAGCAGCAGGGTGTGTTTCTGTCCGTCGATCTCTCTTGTCTGTAGTCCCTCCTGTCTATAGTCTGTTTAGCCGGTGTGtcagtctgcatgtgtgtgtctagcCCATACACAGCTGTCCAGGGTAGGTGGTGGTTTTCTCCGACGTTTTCTAGATGGGCTCTTCATAGTTTAACGAGACTGATTTACTGACTAAATGCATTTAACTAACAAGGGTGTATCAGAAAGACCTTTCACTGAATGTGTGTCTTTTTGAAGAAGGGGTTCCAAGATGCGTTGTCACTAATCTGTGGATATTTACTGTAGGTTGTCTAGTGATCATGTCTCATAGGTCATAGAATTTGAAGATTGCCTCGTCGTCTTTATTGGACCTATTTGACAATGGAGTTCTTTCTTGTTTTATACAATGTAACTGAAAGCTCATGGCCATTTAAGGCCTAATTAATTCTAACCAATAATGTTTTCTGGGGTTCTTAACCCTTTCCAttaactactgctactattataAATCTCTCTATTCACTTATCACCACACCTACTTACCTCATACTTATAATGAATTGTCTGCTTGGCAGCACTAACTCCTACATGAACCTTGAGCCTCCAATTATAACTTGCATGCCTCCATCAATCCTAATCAAATAACATGCCACCCATATGCGTGCTTAATAAATGAGGTGTaactatttataatttttttttttattaataagtGTTCTGATGATACTACACAGGATGGCTCTGATTCCCTTTATGATAGGTAAGGTAAAACCTTTAGATGACCATTTCTgttgctctgtctctgtctttcagaATAAACGCAGCCATGCCTTTTTACACAGCGCTGCTCCACCAAGGTCTCCTCAGAGCCTATCcatcaaatcttatttttcactGGTATTCAGCCAAATGGAGTATTTTGTCAGGGACTGAATTTTTCTAAAGGCTTTAGGCCAAAACGCAGTGGATTTTTGCCCATTGCAAAAGCAATGCTAAATTTTACAGTTGTTGCACAGAATGCTTGTTAAAGagaaatgcaagaaaaataCTTAGTACCCTCGCAATTTGTTATGTACATTTTATCCAAATTTAACTGATAAGAACATCGTCCAAGGTCAGTTCTGCACATGGGCttttcataaaaaacaaagctaTAGCTAAACAGTCTATTCAGATTACACTTAACCCCAGATTAGTAAGGCTGAAGTTGGGCCCCATTTGCCTTTTAAGAGCATTTGCAGAATAAAGCTTCCAATCCCCATTTAGTTTTACAAAGATGACCCAGTAGCTGGCCTCTGTCTTAAAAGCCACCCTGTGTGGAAAAAGTAGCAGCTTTGTCTCCGTCACTTGATTTTTACAGGAGGTGAGATGCAGACTGTTGCATTCCACACCTGCCACCCTGGAGCTGCTCGCTGTTCGTGTCCATTTGTCTTCCACAGTCGACCCTCTGCATGTTTACTCAGGACTAACAGCCACCCCCCTTTTTCACTCCTCCTGCATGTAAAACGAGAGGAGCATTTGCATGTTGTTACTTCAGTTTTGGTTTGTCCGTGTGAAATGGTATGGTATGATGTGCTATTTTTCACACCGTGACAATATTTTCAACACAATGTTGTCATGAAGCAAACACTTGCAACCCCCACACGTCCATTTCTCCATTCGTCCAGTCTACCTGATTTATATGCAAGCTCATACTCACattcccttacacacacacacacgcacacacacacacacacacacacacacacagtctaacaCAAAGAGGGTGGGATTCCTTTTGGCTATAAATGTGATTAATGTCCATccattgtgtttacatgttgcCTTCTCCTGAGGCCGCTGATACATTGCAGTGGCACCTTTAATCTCTTGAGACATAAGGCAAAGCCCAATGCATCTCCTACTCTTAACATCACAAACAGCCTTTTGGCTCCTACCAGTGGACACAGAACCACTCTCCCGCTAGCAAGCACAGCACCAGGGACATTTACACCCATCATGACTGTGGCATAAAAATCAATAGTCACTTAAGGCACACATTTCATTAGTAACAGGATGAGCAGAACATGCAATACCATGAGGAGAGGGGACTCTGAGCCCCATGGTCAATACTAACCCCTgacccttcctcctccttccattTCCTCTCCGTCCTTCCTCTCCGGCTCCTCCAGGCTTCTCTGTGGACTCGGCCATGGGCATAATGAGCCTTGGAGAGTTGACCTTTGTGGCGGGGGCGCCGAGGGCCAATCACACGGGGGCGGTGGTGCTACTGCGGAAGGACAATGTGTACCGGCTGGTGCCGCAgcacattttttggggggaagaGCTGGCGTCTTCCTTTGGGTACTCAGTGGCCACCACAGACCTCAACAAGGACGGGTGAGGAAATGCTGAGTTAGGAGTCTGCCTGGATGACCATCACAAAACAGAGGGCTGTGGCTACACATGAGCTTTGGGATTGTAAtgataaacaatatatatatatgggttCTGAAGCCTTTTCCTAAGACCTGTTTTAAAGCCATTTTAAAGCTACCTGTGAAAGCCATTTTGGATACTAAACTATAAAATACctagaaatataaaaaaaaacatgatagaaATATAGAATTGATATACATATActttgtgtctctttgtgttcctctctctctcacctctcaccTCTCACCTGCCTTCTAGCTGGACAGACCTGATAGTGGGAGCTCCCAATTTCTTTGACCGTAAGGCAGAGATCGGTGGGGCTGTATACGTGTATCTGAACCCCTTCGGTCACTGGGATGACCAGGCTCGGCCTATCCGTCTGAATGGGACGTATGACTCCATGTTTGGGATGACAGTTAGCAACATTGGTGATCTAGACCAAGATGGATATGGAGGTGAGAGGAATATTTCCTTCCCAGTACAATATCGCCCTACAAAGCCAAAGGGCAGCAACTGAGTGAAAATTGAAGTGATATTTCTGTCAGCACAGAAAGAGGTGGGACAGTATATACTCCTGGGTAAAATTATGTGAATAGTAAATCTCAAATCTCAACtattcacccaaaatacaaagatTGCACTAAGTGTgaaaatatttctattttttaactGAATTGTTTCTTTAAATTGGCTGCcttttcactgcaaaataattagtatgAAAAGATGCTCAATGAGCAAAATAGGTATTAATATTGACAGCATGTGAGAGGACTGTTATTGCTTTCATACAGTAATAAAGATGAACAGAGTCACTCTTTTTTAGCTTGAATTCACTAAAACAAGGGGATAACACAAGGGGCCAAATTGTGTTAAATAGTGGCATCGTTGTCAGGCTGTAGATGTTacacatatgaaaatgaaaatgtctaaATGTCTAGCTGTAACAACACTGAATGGATTGTTTAGGTATAATGATGCACAGCTAAAACTTTATTTCAATCTCCTGAATTTGTTCAGATATTGCCGTTGGAGCACCATTTGATGGAGATGGAAAAGTGTTCATCTACAGAGGCTCAGATGCTGGAATCGAAACAAAGCCTGCTCAGGTATGTATCGGCTATTACACATGATGTCAAAGACTAAATGAAGGAAAggacaaataaagacaaagaggaTGGAGGTAACAGAGTAcggacaaataaacaaaaatacaaaatataaaaggaaggaaatgaatataaaaggaaggaaaaataaaggaaggATGCAAGGAAAGACGAGGAAGAGGAATGAAGGAccatgtgactgactgactgaatgaaggAGTGAATTTCATCAGAGCCTGTGTAACTGCCAGCCACTGTGATACCAGTTTGTACTTTTCACCCCACCAGGTGCTGGACGGCCGTGACTTTGATGTGAAACGTTTTGGCTATTCCATCTCAGGTGGTCTGGATATTGATAAGAACCAGTACCCCGACCTGGCAGTGGGCTCGCTTAATGATTCAGTGGTTCTCTTCAGGTGAGATGACATCTGTTTACAGACCTGTGGGAGATCCTCAAAGGTCTTTGACGATGGATTTACACCAGAAACATTaaagtcaaattttatttttttgccctttAAGACccaaattcaaatttttattgGTAAAACCAGGGAAAATGCCTACTGTAAAGCATGCATTAAGAAGACACATGTGAAACAGGAATATGATCACAAATCATATACATACTTACCATCCTGTTATCAGTAGTCTATAAAACCCAGCCCATTGATTGGATGCTATTACATATATCCAACTATCCTTTATGAGAATAAATGGCACCATTCTCATGAAggatttcatgttttatgttattttataattgattgactgattgacttaATTTACATATTATTTATTCTCATAAAGGATCTATTTGCCTCATTGGAGCATGCCAGCTGTATTTCTGTTGGGGAACACATGTGATCATCCCTCAGGCCTCTCAAACATCATATATTTTAACCCCAAAACCATatgtgtaaacaaaaaaattctgccagcgaaaaaaagtaataaaaacttttttttccagagtccTTAGTACTTGTTGTGTGCAATCACATTCAAACTTAGGGTAAAATCACTGCTTTCTGATAACTGTTTATATGATTATATGATAATTAATTATATAATTCTTACTTTTGTACCTTTCAATctcatctgtgtgtttctttgtctccAAGGTCTCGCCCAGTCATCCATGTGACCAGAATGATATCTATTGAGCCTGATAACATTGATCTGGAGCAGTTCAACTGCAAGGGCAGAGAGGGAGTATGGTGAGACGCTATAATGTGACAGACAGTTAGGATAACTGAACTAAGTTAGGATAAACAAACTATTGAATCATTTAGCTCACATGCTACGAATGCACTTTCATCAAAATACcaaatttttctaatttagTGTCgtgctgaaaaacacaaatctgtCATTCACTCTccaacattttgcttttttagtgTGGAGGTCAAGGCCTGCTTCTCCTTCAAAGCCCACCCAGAGCACTACTCTCCACACATCAGTAAGTCGTAGCTCAGTTTTCACAACCAGCCTCCTTTTTGCTTTCCCATGGGGGTTTATAACACCCACTCAGCCACACAAGTCATTTCTATTTATATGAGGTAACCTTATCTATGAGGAACATAAGAGTCTACTATGATAAAATCACagctgtgtaatactgtattcCCTTAGATGAGATTGAAAAACGTGCCTTCCCTGGTGGGCTCTTTAagtgctctctgtgtgtgtcctgacatTTCTCAATAttctatccatctctctctcatctctctgtctatgctccccctctccctccccttaaGCCCTGATGGTGCACTTTGAAGCCGACACGGAGCGTAGGAAGTTGGGCCTCCCGCACCGAGTTAACTTCCTGGGTCGTAGTTCACTGGAGCCGGAGTACActcagagagaggaggtggagctgcacGAACAGCGCCGCCCTGCATGCACCAGTGCTGTGTTCCAGCTCCAGGTCAGTAACACATGATGGAAGGATTATATTGATTATTTTATGCATGTTTAACATAAATTACTGGTAATCccttcttgtaattttcttagCTCAGGAACGTAAACACCTTCCACTTGGTTCTGATAcactgaatatttttatttctcattgattCAAGCTTTTGTTTGACTATTCAGCTCAGTTTTTAATGTTCtgctttaatctttttttcttttttttttttttatataatctcTCTGATTACAGGAAAATATCAGAGACAAACTGCGTCCCATCACACTGGCGATAACCCATACAATCAAGCCTGTGCCACCACGCAGACATTCAGGTGCCAAGAGGCTGGAGAAGTTGGCGCCTATTCTGAGTGTTTCTCCTTCTAATACACTGCACTCTGAGGTGGGTACTGACAAGAGCTACTCTTACTGCTTTAGGAGGGGCAAGTGTCTGAAAATATTACAGCACATGAATAAAGGaatcaataatttaaaaatgtaaccCAGGCCAGTGTATGCAGGATActcattattttccatttaaaactATAACCTgctcaaaaacattttcagatggAAAAGACATACAGTGTAGTGCAAGAACTCAGTGAAATTCTGTTATTTAAACTGATATGAAACCTGCCCGGCCCCGTTTAGGTCTACAGTCTCAAAATTGGaagaaatttattttatatgcatCATGTAACCTCAGCTAAATGGACAGGAAAAGGTGTGACCATTTGAACATGGGACCTTAATGAATCTCTGTGCCTTCTCACATACTAGCCCACTGGTCATCTCTATGGTTACTACCCTTTTATACTGTATGTCCTTTTAACTTTTTACTTCTGTTTCTTAATTTGCTTTTTAAGAAAGCCGTCTTagaacattaaaataaatacaattcaaatatcagaaaaatgaacaaactgcAGGACCTACAACAGGTTTTCATGCTGTATTAAGATTAAGACAACATGCAGTAGATGGAGAATGCACGGTTTGACTCAGGCGcgtcttcatctctctctctctctctctctctctctctctctctctctctctctctctctctctctctctctctctctctctctgcctggaAGGTTAATTTCCTGCGTGAAGGATGTGGCACAGACAAAATCTGCCAGAGCAACCTAAAGCTGACCTACCAGTTTGGAACACGACccccgacctctgacctcttcaCCCCTCTGCCAAAGTTAGTACACCTACCCACCTACCTAGCTCATTCTGTGTGAGGCTGTGGATTTGATGTTATGTgctgttgcctagcaacctaTACCTCGCCAAACACAATATGTGGCCTATGTGAGGTGGGGGTTGCATGTATGAGTGCATACCAAGACAATGTCACGCCTATTTACTGCAGGTGTACTGCATATGCACCATTTTCTGCATTCTTGCTGTTTATGTCTCATTATGTCTTGTAATATAAAATGCTGTAGAccagcagggtttttttttttttttttttttttttttttttcacagagaaGCAGGCAGCAGTTGTTAGGGTTTGTTACATTGCTAATTGTATGTGTTTTATCTCAATCCCCACTGTCTCCTTGGCCTTCACAcagagatgaagatgatgtgCAGGTGTTCTCCCTGTCCGACCAGCGGTCTGTGGTGCTGGAGATCACTGTCACCAACATGCCCTCTGACCCTCTGTACCCtgaggaggatggagatgaTGCCCATGCTGCGCAGCTGCTCATCTCCCTCCCAAACACACTGTCCTACTCAGGCTCCAGGACCCCACCACAGGTACGGGTCCATAAGGATACATGCATCCCCCTATAAAAATAAGCTTACTGTAAGCCTAACATACACTTTAAATACCAGGCAAAATTATATGAAAAATCCTAGCCATGTGTACTTTGCATCCTGAGATAATTCTGAATATTCTACTTGTGCCTGGTATTGAACAGTTTCATAGCTGGTGTGTCAAAGTGGGATCCATCATGTGAAGGTATTTGTTTGATGTCATGGCTGATTCTAGGTGAGGTGTCAAGCCAACCAGAACGGCTCCCGGGCTGAATGTGAGCTGGGAAACCCTGTCAAACGAGATGCTAAGGTGAGGTAAAACGATGTCATAACAAAATTATCCTAGACAACATAGCATATTTATGTAAAACTACTATGCCATAAGTAAATTTATTGCATTCCCTGTAATTTAGTGCATAGTGCTGTGAGCAAGAATTGGCACACTTTAAGGGTAGTCTTAATGACAGGCTTGTAGATGGTGGGCAATCAATAAGATTGCCtaagtaaataaacatcccaacACTGTGTAGATGTCCATATTATATAAATTCATAATGTGCAACATTTCCACCAAGGACCTCACTCAAGCATGTAACAGTTGTTTTCAATATGCAAATGTACATTGTGTTTGTGACTTTGTATTAAGTATTTAATGTATGTTTTGAAATCAACTGACTATGATATCGTTCAAATAATTTACACctaatactgtaataataataataataataataataatgctaataagtGGCAGGACAGCACTGCATCCTTACAACTGAGTTATTGCTGTTATTGTAATTGTTGATAACCATTGATAACACAAAAAGAGTGAAACAAAATGCCATGAGCTGTTCTGTTTGTAGCTGGTTCTGAATTAAtctgttgcttttgtttgtgtttcagctgaAATTCTCCATCATCTTGAGCACATCTAACATCACCATCGAGACCACTGAGCTGACAGTAGATCTCTTACTGGCAACGTAAGCCCCCCTACATCCATCTGACACTCAAAACAACATAGTGACTCCCTTTGTTGTTTCATTCAAGACAAAGTTTGATAATTTTGTCATAGATCTTTACCTTGCTAAGACCAAATGATCATATTTGGATcaccatgtttgttttgtcctcAGTATCAGTGAGCAGCCTGACCTGGCCCCAGCCACAGCTTTTGCTAAAGTGGTGATAGagctccctctgtctgtcagtgggtGAGTAAAACCTCCTCCACAGTTTGGTGTAATTACAGTTAAAACTGACTGACATCTTCAAAGACTTTTGCCAGCGGCTTAGAAATGCTGCTTAGAAAGGGATGATTTGCTTGAACTGTGTGGTTATGCATTAAAAGTAGACAAAATCTGACTTAACAggtcttttcacttttcacttttcacttttcctcTTAGCAGCTATATTAGACATGCTGTTATCCCAGGCTGGCTTATGAATTTAAACCGCTATGAAGAGCTATGAAGTTTTGCCAGTGTGTATGCAGCTGTCTGACTGGCGATGTGACCCTGTGTTTCTGCAGACTTGCCCGTCCTCACCAGCTGTTCTTCAGCGGGGCTGTGAGGGGAGAGAGTGCCATGACCACTCTGGATGACATAGGAAGCCCTGTGGACTTCGAGTTTGCGGTGAGAGatgagtgagtgtgcatgtctgtgtgtgtgtgtgtgtgtgtgtgtgtgtgtttataaaaaaataatgacttatTTTTTATGCAGCAGAAATGTCGTATTAGGTGTGTGCTACATAAAGATAATTTACCACAAGTAACTGCATGTCTCAATAAAGTAAGTGATCAGTTAATTGATTAACTAATGTAACTGAAACATGACATACTGGCATGATGATCCTATGTTCATTTAAATAGTCAATAATATGAGGTGCTATACTGTTATTGCAATTAAAGGTTTTtttcacaataataaaaataaaagacccttcttcctcttcttcctcttcttcttcctgtcagGTGGCCAATACAGGGCAGGCTCTGCAAACACCTGGCTCCACCTTCCTCAACATCATGTGGCCTTATGAGCTGGAGAATGGGAAATGGCTCCTGTATCCTGCCAACCTTACATTCAAGGGCCACTCAGAGACCGTCTGCACAGGACCCCTGAACCCTCTGAAACTTCATCACAGCCCCTCAGCTGCAGAGCTTCCAGAGCCGGGCCATCTCAGGGTAAACAGAGGGGTTGCCTTGGTAGCAACTCTGACTCCAACACCACTGTTGGAGAATCAAAATATCGCTGCGTGGGTCTGAAGCTTGAGAAAGGCCCTCCAACTAGTCTTTATCCTTTAATGCCACAGCGTTTTCTGTACAGTTTTTCCTTTTAGGGAATGGCAACACAACAGTAGGGTAATTTTGACTTTGACAATGTCCTCATGTCCCCACCAGTATTTTGAGGATCATTCTTGAATGTGACTTTACTGTTGCTGGTGACTCATCTTTTTCTGCATATTTGTCATGTCCACCAGGCTGGAAGAAAGGGCCGCTCCCACCCAGAGGAGGAGGGTCAGGTGATGACAAAGGGCAGCGTGGGAAGAACCACCCCAGCAGTGGCAGCCTCAGAGAGACGCAAATCGCTCAAACTGGTAAGATGAATGGAGGGAAggcggaggggagggggagagcaggcaaggacagggagagaaacagatggaggCAAAGTGGAAGGAgaagaaataacagaaaaacaaataaaaacaattactgCCAAATGCATCCGTGATTGAAACCGTGCTAATGTGCATATGGGCAGGATAattaaaaactgtcaaaaatagAACTTTTTGCCATTCCTTTTATAGATGCTTTTATCTACAAAGAAAGTTCAATCAAGGACATCTCAAATAAGTCATGCAGTTGAAATTGTGTTAAACTGCATTTATGCCAGGCTTTGATTCCATGTCCCACAATGCTGAACTCACTGTGTCCTTTCCAGGACTGTCTCCTGGGGTCGGCACGCTGCGTGCTCTTCCAGTGTCCGCTCCACAGCCTCTCTGACCAGGCTGTCCTCAAAATCCACGCCAGGCTGTGGAACAGCACCTTTATAGAGGTGAGGGAGGCCATCATTGCATCAGCTTTGCACATTATGCTTCATCTCTTTGCACATtatgcttcatttcagcttcaGTCCAGCTTTTATGGCTGCCACTTTCACTTTAACTTCCTGACTGGACTGCAGCAGTTGCATGAGCAGAGTGATTAAAGAGAGTTAGAAAGAgcaaactgatattttttagCAGTCAGTGCACGGATTACCTGCAACTGCTAGTGAATTTTATTTGTCAGTATGTGGTTTGTAGAGTCACAGGTACTATTCTTTGATTACATGACCCCACAGTCTGTAATGTGTTCCTTAATTATGTATGATtgtaaattatgatttttttcttaaatgaagCACAGCAAGACTaacccattctctctcttttactcccaccatctcttctctctcacaatcacacacacacacacacacacacaggagttcCCAGCAGTCAGTGCTCTGGAGCTGCTGGTCAGAGCGAACATCACTGTGAAGTCCAGCATCAAACACCTGGTGTTAAAGGATGCTGCTGCACAGGTAATGGACCCACTTCCATTTATGAAGATTTATGAAGTGGTGTGTGTCagttaaaaatcttgtttagtacagatatagatatacagatgTAGAtgcagatatagatatagatattgatGTGATGCACAAGTACACTTGACTTGGCATATTATATGACTCATATAATATGCATTATGATGCTGACCC encodes the following:
- the itga7 gene encoding integrin alpha-7 — protein: MLHSAMAAPVGHRNTVSLSPCSHRWWISLCAVLTLSSLVCGFNLDTTHTLHKLGDSGTFFGFSLALHQQLTPEPQSWLLVGAPQAAGLGRLKGSRPGALFRCPITPEEYDCERVDIDGEVSLDRESKDNQWLGVTVKSQGIGGKVVTCAHLYELRQRVKQPSETRDPIGRCYVLSEDLTERDDLDGGEWKFCEGRPQGHEQFGFCQQGLSVSFTPDNNFILFGAPGTYNWKGEMRVQLLNQTLLDLGLYDDGPYEVADQKQLNAQLIPVPYHSYLGLLFMASPVEDALLYKTLEPSSRPTPFEDVAHNSYLGFSVDSAMGIMSLGELTFVAGAPRANHTGAVVLLRKDNVYRLVPQHIFWGEELASSFGYSVATTDLNKDGWTDLIVGAPNFFDRKAEIGGAVYVYLNPFGHWDDQARPIRLNGTYDSMFGMTVSNIGDLDQDGYGDIAVGAPFDGDGKVFIYRGSDAGIETKPAQVLDGRDFDVKRFGYSISGGLDIDKNQYPDLAVGSLNDSVVLFRSRPVIHVTRMISIEPDNIDLEQFNCKGREGVCVEVKACFSFKAHPEHYSPHITLMVHFEADTERRKLGLPHRVNFLGRSSLEPEYTQREEVELHEQRRPACTSAVFQLQENIRDKLRPITLAITHTIKPVPPRRHSGAKRLEKLAPILSVSPSNTLHSEVNFLREGCGTDKICQSNLKLTYQFGTRPPTSDLFTPLPKDEDDVQVFSLSDQRSVVLEITVTNMPSDPLYPEEDGDDAHAAQLLISLPNTLSYSGSRTPPQVRCQANQNGSRAECELGNPVKRDAKLKFSIILSTSNITIETTELTVDLLLATISEQPDLAPATAFAKVVIELPLSVSGLARPHQLFFSGAVRGESAMTTLDDIGSPVDFEFAVANTGQALQTPGSTFLNIMWPYELENGKWLLYPANLTFKGHSETVCTGPLNPLKLHHSPSAAELPEPGHLRAGRKGRSHPEEEGQVMTKGSVGRTTPAVAASERRKSLKLDCLLGSARCVLFQCPLHSLSDQAVLKIHARLWNSTFIEEFPAVSALELLVRANITVKSSIKHLVLKDAAAQVPVMIYPEPGLADQYWIPWWIILIAILAGILLLTLLVCILWKCGFFRRAQYKDKVPQYHAVKIPRQDRPQFQTEKSGVIHKKEWATHWSDGTS